From the genome of Geobacter sp. SVR, one region includes:
- a CDS encoding winged-helix domain-containing protein, with protein MTPPGLSSEKNKRIRVTLLELLRTEYPGSLDLRVLQFSLDNLGYPIPEEALSAHLRYLEEKGYVTLTKKKGYGFQIEFACLTASGWDLLDGHTCEKGIDEAL; from the coding sequence ATGACACCGCCCGGACTGAGCAGCGAAAAAAACAAGCGGATTCGCGTGACGCTCCTGGAGCTGTTGCGCACCGAGTATCCCGGCAGTCTCGACCTGCGGGTCTTGCAGTTTTCCCTGGACAACCTCGGCTATCCGATCCCCGAGGAAGCCTTGTCAGCCCATCTCCGCTACCTGGAGGAGAAGGGCTATGTGACCCTGACGAAAAAGAAGGGCTATGGCTTCCAAATCGAATTCGCCTGTCTGACCGCCTCCGGCTGGGATCTGCTCGACGGCCACACCTGCGAAAAGGGTATCGACGAGGCGTTATGA